A single genomic interval of Arachis duranensis cultivar V14167 chromosome 7, aradu.V14167.gnm2.J7QH, whole genome shotgun sequence harbors:
- the LOC107458714 gene encoding serine acetyltransferase 1, chloroplastic-like encodes MKEEAELDVNEEPILNSYYQSSILSHDSLESALANYLANRLSSASLPSNTLFDLFVGILKSDQEIMDSVKDDLKAVKERDPACISHVHCFLNFKGFLACQSHRVAYKLWLQGRKVLAVMIQNRVSEIFAVGIHLGAKIGSGILLDHVTGLVVGETAVIGNNVSISHSVTLGGTGKASGDSHPKIGDGILIGAGTCILGNIKVGECSKISAGSVMIMDVPPRTTVVSDFVMLLF; translated from the coding sequence ATGAAGGAAGAGGCTGAACTTGATGTAAATGAGGAACCTATTCTGAATAGTTACTACCAATCCTCAATTCTGTCTCATGATTCATTGGAATCTGCTTTGGCCAATTACCTTGCTAACAGATTAAGCAGTGCAAGCCTTCCAAGTAACACACTCTTTGATCTTTTTGTTGGGATCTTGAAATCTGACCAAGAAATCATGGATTCTGTGAAGGATGATCTCAAAGCAGTTAAGGAAAGAGACCCTGCTTGCATAAGCCATGTGCATTGCTTCTTGAACTTCAAAGGCTTCTTAGCATGCCAATCTCATAGAGTTGCTTATAAGCTATGGCTTCAAGGAAGAAAAGTCTTGGCAGTTATGATCCAAAACCGAGTTTCTGAGATTTTCGCGGTTGGTATTCATCTCGGTGCTAAGATTGGAAGCGGGATTCTGCTTGATCATGTAACTGGATTAGTGGTTGGTGAAACTGCAGTGATTGGTAACAATGTGTCAATTTCACATAGTGTGACTTTGGGTGGAACTGGTAAAGCTTCTGGTGATAGCCATCCAAAGATTGGTGATGGGATTTTGATTGGTGCAGGGACTTGTATTTTGGGGAACATTAAGGTTGGTGAATGTTCTAAGATTAGTGCTGGTTCTGTGATGATTATGGATGTTCCTCCTAGGACTACTGTTGTTAGTGATTTTGTTATGCTGCtgttttga